From one Flavobacteriales bacterium genomic stretch:
- a CDS encoding methylmalonyl-CoA carboxyltransferase: MKERIKELKEKQELAQLGGGEKRIESQHAKGKLTARERIALLMDEGSFEEIGMFVTHRSQEFGLDRQKFLGDGVITGYGTINGRLVYVFAQDFTVFGGSLAEMHAKKIVRIMDLAMENGAPVIGLNDSGGARIQEGVVSLGGYADIFYRNTLASGVIPQISAIMGPCAGGAVYSPALTDFVMMVENSSYMFVTGPHVVKTVTHEEVTSEELGGASAHSAKSGVTHFSCGNDLACIEHIKKLLSYMPQNCEEESPQLPYKASEESRPALDDIVPENPNQPYDIKEVIAGVVDEGSFLEVHKDFAENIVVGFARLAGKSIGIVANQPAVLAGVLDIHASQKGGRFVRFCDCFNIPLLVFEDVPGFLPGTDQEWNGIISNGAKLLYAFSEATVPRITVITRKAYGGAYDVMNSKHIGADMNYAWPTAEIAVMGAKGAAEIIFRHEIQAADDPETKLKEREQEYLEHFANPYRAAERGYVDEVIIPSETREKLIKAFSMLKNKARTLPRKKHGNIPL, translated from the coding sequence ATGAAAGAACGCATCAAAGAACTGAAGGAGAAACAGGAACTGGCCCAACTGGGCGGTGGTGAGAAACGCATCGAATCGCAACATGCCAAAGGCAAGTTGACCGCCCGTGAGCGCATTGCGCTGTTGATGGATGAAGGCAGTTTTGAGGAGATCGGCATGTTCGTCACGCACCGTTCGCAAGAGTTCGGGCTGGACAGACAGAAGTTCTTGGGCGATGGCGTCATCACGGGTTACGGAACCATCAACGGACGACTGGTGTATGTTTTCGCGCAGGATTTCACGGTTTTCGGTGGTTCCCTGGCCGAAATGCACGCCAAGAAGATCGTCCGCATCATGGATCTGGCCATGGAAAATGGTGCGCCCGTCATCGGCCTGAATGACTCTGGTGGAGCACGGATTCAGGAAGGCGTGGTCTCGTTGGGCGGCTACGCGGATATATTCTATCGCAACACGTTGGCCTCTGGCGTCATTCCACAGATCTCGGCCATTATGGGGCCTTGCGCAGGTGGCGCGGTGTATTCTCCTGCCCTCACCGATTTTGTAATGATGGTGGAGAATTCGAGCTACATGTTCGTAACAGGTCCGCACGTGGTAAAAACAGTGACACACGAAGAAGTTACCTCGGAGGAACTGGGCGGAGCGAGTGCGCATTCCGCCAAATCGGGTGTTACGCATTTCTCGTGCGGCAACGACCTTGCCTGCATCGAACACATCAAGAAGTTGCTCAGTTACATGCCGCAGAACTGCGAAGAGGAATCGCCACAGCTGCCATACAAAGCGAGCGAAGAGTCGAGACCTGCACTTGATGATATTGTTCCTGAAAACCCGAACCAGCCCTACGACATCAAAGAGGTGATCGCTGGTGTGGTGGATGAAGGCTCGTTCTTGGAGGTTCACAAGGATTTTGCCGAGAACATTGTGGTAGGCTTTGCCCGATTGGCAGGGAAGAGCATCGGCATTGTGGCCAATCAACCGGCCGTTCTGGCGGGTGTGTTGGATATTCATGCTTCGCAGAAAGGTGGGCGTTTTGTGCGTTTCTGCGATTGTTTCAATATTCCGCTTTTGGTGTTTGAAGATGTTCCAGGCTTCCTTCCAGGAACCGATCAGGAGTGGAACGGCATCATCTCCAACGGGGCCAAACTGCTTTACGCGTTCAGCGAAGCCACGGTTCCGCGCATTACCGTCATCACGCGAAAAGCGTATGGTGGTGCTTACGATGTAATGAACAGCAAGCACATTGGTGCGGATATGAACTATGCTTGGCCTACGGCCGAAATTGCGGTGATGGGCGCGAAAGGTGCTGCGGAGATCATCTTCCGCCATGAAATACAGGCGGCTGATGACCCGGAAACGAAACTCAAGGAAAGGGAGCAGGAGTATCTGGAGCATTTTGCCAATCCATACCGTGCGGCCGAACGCGGCTACGTGGATGAAGTGATCATTCCATCAGAAACCCGTGAAAAGCTGATCAAGGCGTTCTCCATGCTGAAGAATAAAGCACGGACGCTTCCGCGGAAAAAACACGGGAACATTCCGTTGTAG
- the pheS gene encoding phenylalanine--tRNA ligase subunit alpha produces the protein MLKKLEEYEKQIRELVIASTDDLENFRLQFLSKKGIIPQLFTAFRDVPNEQKKAFGQKLNELKNLAEAKFKELQAELKSNSKRVSDDVDLTVPPFPMEMGTRHPVNMVRREVVGIFERIGFTVSEGPEIEDDWHNFSALNFPPEHPARDMQDTFFVAKDPDFALRTHTSSVQVRVMEGQKPPIRTISPGRVFRNEAISARAHCIFHQIEGLYIDKNVSFADMKDTLLYFAREFYGPETKIRLRPSYFPFTEPSAEMDVYWGLETEADHRITKGTGWLEVLGCGMVDPNVLRSCGIDPEEYSGFAFGMGIERTAMLKYQVKDLRLFFENDKRFLDQFKSAF, from the coding sequence ATGCTTAAGAAACTCGAAGAGTACGAGAAACAGATCCGGGAACTGGTTATTGCCAGCACAGACGATCTGGAGAATTTCCGCTTGCAGTTCCTTTCCAAGAAGGGAATCATCCCACAGCTTTTCACTGCATTTCGAGACGTTCCGAACGAGCAGAAAAAGGCGTTCGGGCAGAAGCTGAACGAGCTGAAAAATCTGGCTGAGGCCAAATTCAAGGAACTTCAGGCAGAACTGAAATCAAATTCAAAACGGGTTTCTGACGATGTGGATCTGACCGTTCCGCCATTCCCGATGGAAATGGGAACGCGGCATCCTGTGAATATGGTCCGTAGAGAGGTAGTGGGCATTTTCGAACGCATCGGATTCACCGTTTCGGAAGGGCCTGAGATCGAGGATGATTGGCATAATTTCTCTGCGTTGAACTTCCCTCCAGAACATCCCGCACGTGATATGCAGGACACGTTCTTTGTGGCCAAAGACCCTGACTTCGCATTGCGCACGCACACTTCTTCGGTACAGGTGCGTGTAATGGAAGGTCAGAAACCACCAATAAGGACAATTTCTCCCGGAAGGGTTTTCCGAAATGAGGCCATCTCGGCACGGGCGCATTGTATCTTCCATCAAATTGAGGGTCTTTACATTGATAAGAACGTTTCGTTTGCGGATATGAAAGACACGCTGCTCTACTTTGCACGCGAATTCTACGGCCCCGAAACAAAAATCCGCTTGCGGCCATCATACTTCCCGTTTACGGAACCAAGTGCCGAAATGGATGTTTACTGGGGACTGGAAACGGAGGCCGACCATCGCATTACCAAAGGAACCGGTTGGCTGGAAGTTTTGGGTTGCGGCATGGTGGACCCGAACGTGCTGAGATCATGCGGCATCGACCCGGAGGAATATTCCGGGTTTGCTTTCGGAATGGGCATTGAGCGTACAGCCATGCTCAAATACCAAGTAAAGGATCTGCGGTTGTTCTTCGAGAACGACAAACGCTTCCTCGACCAATTCAAAAGTGCATTTTAA
- a CDS encoding peptidylprolyl isomerase, with protein MKQLILTLSVALLSVGAFAQKQKKEPIVLISTTYGDIKLKLYNETPLHRDNFLELARSGKYNGSVFHRIIDRFMIQGGGNANLGTIDNRPLIPAEINPKFIHKKGALAAARTGDNINPERKSSGSQFYIVHGRSFSEDMIKSMEQRMGITYTDEQRKTYAEVGGAPHLDMQYTVFGEVIEGLDVVDKIAAVKTLKSLSQEELQALYASHPELMGQGDRPVEDIIMKVTVISE; from the coding sequence ATGAAACAATTGATCTTAACGCTTTCTGTTGCACTATTGAGTGTTGGCGCTTTCGCGCAGAAGCAGAAGAAAGAGCCCATTGTGCTCATCAGCACCACTTACGGAGATATAAAACTGAAGCTCTACAACGAAACACCATTGCACCGCGACAACTTTTTGGAGTTGGCCCGTTCGGGAAAGTACAATGGCTCGGTATTCCATCGCATCATCGATCGATTCATGATTCAGGGGGGTGGTAATGCCAACTTGGGCACAATTGACAACCGACCGTTGATACCTGCCGAGATCAACCCGAAGTTCATTCATAAAAAAGGGGCTTTGGCTGCCGCGAGAACAGGCGACAACATCAACCCCGAACGAAAATCATCTGGGTCTCAATTCTACATCGTTCACGGAAGATCATTTTCAGAGGACATGATCAAGTCCATGGAGCAGCGAATGGGTATTACCTACACAGATGAGCAACGCAAAACTTATGCTGAAGTTGGCGGAGCTCCTCATCTTGACATGCAATACACCGTTTTCGGAGAGGTGATCGAAGGATTGGACGTGGTTGATAAGATCGCTGCTGTGAAGACATTGAAATCGTTGTCGCAAGAAGAGCTACAGGCACTTTACGCCAGCCATCCTGAGTTAATGGGTCAGGGAGACCGCCCGGTAGAGGACATCATCATGAAGGTGACCGTGATCAGCGAGTAA
- a CDS encoding VWA domain-containing protein: MGRVLRYWMLALLLAASYFGSATDLNRLDSKDKTADDQATIDVVFVIDISGSTGGILASVRSKFWEIQNEVSRLDPTPNYRIGIVCMGRPSFKKENNYVSIISDLTDDIDAAAYPFFQIKDVTAPGNYFMGHALDVAINDISWSQHPNSARMLFLAGNGKPSAGPGYKKAVQDAKDKGIVIHSLYFLTYSNQTEQAEWKSIAESTGGDFNIIGLKEPAIVLEKPYDGAMLREASNMINTTYVYYGKNGLARYEMQADLDVEAELQGENQVEARTFFKATQLYQGKNASWDLIDYMNTGGDIMKVSMKTVDESLSAMTDDEYKMHLAEVNYERKEYISIIKMLSTQREAFLEEKREKMQNYRFGKTFFGVVNRTIVKTAERYGHTLSY; this comes from the coding sequence ATGGGGAGGGTTTTAAGGTATTGGATGTTGGCGCTTCTTTTAGCTGCGTCATATTTTGGCTCGGCCACAGATCTCAACAGGCTTGATTCGAAAGACAAGACTGCGGATGACCAGGCAACGATCGATGTTGTATTTGTGATTGACATAAGTGGAAGCACGGGCGGAATCCTTGCATCTGTAAGAAGTAAGTTCTGGGAGATCCAGAACGAGGTGTCACGGCTCGACCCGACACCGAACTACCGCATCGGCATCGTGTGCATGGGCCGCCCCAGTTTCAAGAAGGAGAACAACTATGTCAGCATCATTTCCGACCTCACAGATGATATTGACGCGGCCGCATATCCGTTCTTTCAGATCAAAGATGTAACGGCTCCCGGAAACTACTTCATGGGACACGCGTTGGATGTGGCCATCAACGACATCTCGTGGTCGCAGCATCCCAATTCTGCACGGATGCTGTTCTTGGCCGGCAACGGAAAACCATCGGCCGGGCCGGGTTACAAAAAGGCCGTTCAGGACGCAAAAGACAAGGGCATTGTCATTCATTCCCTATATTTTCTCACCTATTCCAACCAGACCGAACAGGCCGAGTGGAAGTCCATTGCTGAATCAACCGGAGGCGATTTCAACATCATCGGGCTGAAAGAACCCGCCATCGTTCTGGAAAAACCATACGATGGTGCCATGCTTCGCGAAGCAAGCAATATGATCAACACCACCTATGTGTATTATGGGAAGAATGGCCTGGCGCGATATGAGATGCAGGCCGATCTGGATGTAGAAGCGGAGTTGCAGGGAGAGAATCAGGTAGAGGCGCGCACGTTTTTCAAGGCCACGCAACTGTATCAGGGAAAAAATGCGTCTTGGGATCTCATCGATTACATGAACACCGGGGGCGACATCATGAAAGTGAGCATGAAAACCGTGGATGAATCGTTATCGGCCATGACGGATGATGAATACAAAATGCACTTGGCCGAAGTGAACTACGAACGGAAGGAATACATTTCCATCATCAAAATGCTCAGTACACAGCGCGAGGCATTCTTAGAGGAAAAGCGCGAAAAGATGCAGAACTACCGTTTCGGTAAAACATTCTTTGGTGTGGTGAACCGCACAATTGTAAAGACCGCAGAGCGTTACGGTCATACATTATCGTACTGA